The stretch of DNA TTGGCGAGTCCCCCTCGGAGGTCCCCGCCGCTGGACCTCTGGATGTCGATAGTGTCGCAGAGAGTCCTGAAAGATGCTTGGGAGACGCGGGCACGGGCCCGGGTCAGGCATTCGTTCAGGGAGACGCCGGCGTTGAACTCGGCGACCATCCGCCGGAACTCGGCGGCCACGGCACGGGGGCATTGGCCGGACGCCATGGTCAGCGCCTGCACCAGCCCGGCCCCAGCCTCGAGGGCCGCGCTGAGGGCATAGAGGCTTTCCTCCAGATCATCCTCGTCGATCGCTTCCGGCGACCGCTCCCCCAGCCGGCGGCGGACGGCCGCCGGCAGCCACTGGACCGCCGGCCAGAGGCCGCGCGGCATGGAGCCGGGGACAGGCGGCGGGGGCCGTCGCCTCTTG from Bacillota bacterium encodes:
- a CDS encoding type II secretion system F family protein gives rise to the protein MMLEALLAGTAVFAAVYGLIIGLGAGRGLWRHPGGRLLEQLQTKRRRPPPPVPGSMPRGLWPAVQWLPAAVRRRLGERSPEAIDEDDLEESLYALSAALEAGAGLVQALTMASGQCPRAVAAEFRRMVAEFNAGVSLNECLTRARARVSQASFRTLCDTIDIQRSSGGDLRGGLANLAEIIRERRDLRQELKVKTAEARQSAVVLAMIPPVLAGLTWLMKPDLMLPLLTYPAGRLGLGVGLGLWVIGWWMVNRLTKIGDIDGGW